In a single window of the Spodoptera frugiperda isolate SF20-4 chromosome 19, AGI-APGP_CSIRO_Sfru_2.0, whole genome shotgun sequence genome:
- the LOC118280935 gene encoding uncharacterized protein LOC118280935: MGRITALGIIALVASAAAAPAPQYCPCLPPPLPCPCPSPCPPPVPPPCPCDPCAPPPSPCGDGPIKVLLQKNNVAERLTGAGFQAIPVPGGTFFISASPDVIIQPPPILVRPPQQAPITPPALSVQPPPVPPVTPPPICVRPPPLPPITPPPVLARPGPVPCVQPPPLVVRVPKPAPIQPAPISVTQPRPAPINPPQICVRPHKPQNIQPPTICVSTCSLVQGQGGQGGLGALGGPCGSPCPCPCPCPCPCPCPCPCPCEPPPPPPCGCPCEPPPPCPCDPSPCPC, from the exons ATGGGGCGAATTACGGCATTGGGTATAATAG CATTGGTAGCGTCAGCGGCGGCGGCCCCAGCGCCCCAGTACTGTCCGTGCCTCCCTCCCCCCCTGCCCTGTCCGTGTCCATCACCATGTCCCCCGCCCGTACCACCACCGTGCCCATGTGATCCCTGCGCACCACCACCGT CTCCATGCGGCGATGGACCCATCAAGGTACTCCTGCAGAAGAACAACGTCGCTGAACGTCTAACCGGAGCAGGGTTCCAAGCGATCCCTGTACCTGGAGGGACCTTCTTCATCAGTGCTTCCCCAGATGTGATCATCCAGCCTCCTCCGATCCTGGTGCGACCACCGCAACAGGCGCCGATCACACCACCTGCCCTATCAGTACAACCACCACCGGTACCACCAGTGACTCCCCCACCAATCTGCGTCAGGCCACCCCCTCTGCCACCGATCACGCCCCCACCTGTTCTCGCTCGTCCCGGACCTGTCCCATGTGTGCAACCTCCCCCCCTAGTGGTGAGAGTGCCCAAACCAGCTCCGATTCAACCAGCGCCCATCAGTGTGACCCAACCTCGTCCCGCGCCGATCAATCCACCCCAGATCTGTGTAAGACCACATAAGCCACAGAATATTCAGCCTCCGACTATCTGTGTGTCGACCTGTTCGCTGGTGCAAGGGCAGGGAGGTCAGGGAGGTTTGGGGGCTTTGGGAGGACCGTGCGGATCTCCTTGCCCGTGTCCATGCCCGTGCCCGTGCCCATGCCCGTGCCCGTGTCCGTGCCCATGCGAGCCTCCCCCGCCCCCACCCTGCGGTTGCCCATGTGAACCACCACCACCTTGCCCATGTGACCCCTCCCCTTGCCCATGCTAA
- the LOC126911824 gene encoding uncharacterized protein LOC126911824, with the protein MAKGTVIWLSVLFLGTVLGQPCPQPDPQFPCPCPAPEPAPCSPCDGAAQQIGPCNPCEPPVNYVYGQAPCGSILIRPGQIRFPTPPPIIVRPGEIRLPTPPAIWVKPAPVQPPAPQPITVRPPPVQPPTPAPFYVRVPAVNPPQPPPLIVRPPPVAVPRPPPMRVQPPAVQPPVPDALVVRPPKIVVPAPPTICFKPNPPQNFRTLGSATVCRLSNQNDGGSPCSCCPPPCPPCPPPCPCPCPPPCPPPCVPPCPCPCPCPCPCPCPCPPPCPPPCPCPCPCPPPPCIC; encoded by the exons ATGGCAAAGGGCACAGTCATATGGTTATcgg TTCTATTCCTGGGCACAGTACTGGGACAGCCGTGCCCGCAGCCGGACCCGCAGTTTCCCTGCCCCTGCCCAGCCCCGGAGCCTGCCCCCTGCAGCCCCTGCGATGGGGCAGCCCAACAGATTGGCCCCTGCAACCCGTGTGAGCCGCCGGTCAATTATGTCTACGGTCAGGCACCTTGTG GTTCAATCCTAATCAGGCCAGGACAGATCCGGTTCCCAACGCCACCCCCGATCATAGTCCGCCCCGGAGAGATTAGGCTGCCCACACCCCCCGCGATCTGGGTCAAACCTGCCCCCGTGCAGCCCCCAGCGCCGCAGCCCATTACTGTCCGCCCACCGCCCGTGCAGCCGCCGACTCCTGCCCCCTTCTACGTGAGGGTGCCGGCTGTGAACCCACCACAACCACCCCCATTGATCGTCCGACCTCCTCCAGTGGCTGTGCCAAGACCACCACCGATGAGG GTACAACCACCAGCAGTCCAGCCGCCAGTACCAGACGCACTAGTCGTGCGACCGCCGAAGATCGTCGTCCCCGCACCCCCTACCATCTGCTTCAAGCCAAACCCCCCACAGAACTTCAGGACCTTGGGATCAGCCACCGTTTGCCGTCTATCCAACCAGAATGATGGGGGATCACCTTGTTCTTGCTGTCCCCCCCCGTGTCCCCCCTGTCCCCCTCCTTGCCCGTGTCCATGTCCTCCCCCTTGTCCACCACCGTGCGTCCCCCCTTGTCCGTGCCCGTGCCCGTGTCCGTGTCCGTGCCCGTGCCCGTGTCCCCCACCGTGTCCCCCGCCTTGCCCGTGCCCGTGCCCATGCCCCCCACCCCCCTGCATATGCTAG
- the LOC126911820 gene encoding elastin-like, producing MSAKAIILAAFLCVARCNPLGLGGTTVCESSPNFLGGLGGLGGLGTTVCESGPIGLGGLGYLGGIGGLGGLGGLGLGGIGLGGLGSATVCESVPAFGWGGLGLGGLGLGGIGGVGLGGLGQTTVCESSPNLGLGLGGLGMGVGGLGSATVCESIPNYGLGGIGLGGLGGIGLGGLGLAGLGGIGLGGLGTTVCESVPNVGLGGLGYLGGIGGLGLSGLGSTTVCESSPNLGWGIGGLGLGGLGPIGALGGLGGFGLGGIGLGGLGSATVCETIPNLGWGGLGYGGLGGLGVPLGLGLGGIGGYGGLGLGLGGLGGIAGGTTVCESSPNLGLGLGLGYPGLGVGVLGRPFL from the exons ATGTCTGCCAAAGCAATTATATTAGCTG CATTCCTGTGCGTCGCCCGATGCAACCCATTGGGTTTGGGCGGTACCACCGTCTGCGAGTCCAGCCCCAACTTCCTGGGCGGACTGGGCGGTCTGGGCGGACTGGGCACGACAGTCTGTGAATCTGGACCCATCGGCCTGGGCGGCCTCGGCTATCTGGGCGGTATCGGTGGACTGGGCGGTTTAGGGGGCCTAGGGCTCGGAGGAATCGGGCTTGGCGGGCTGGGCTCAGCAACCGTTTGCGAATCCGTCCCTGCTTTTGGTTGGGGTGGACTTGGGTTGGGCGGTCTCGGTCTTGGAGGGATCGGAGGAGTCGGCTTAGGCGGCCTTGGCCAAACCACTGTCTGCGAATCAAGCCCTAATTTAGGACTCGGTTTGGGAGGCCTTGGGATGGGCGTCGGTGGTCTAGGTAGCGCTACTGTGTGTGAATCCATACCTAACTACGGTTTGGGCGGTATCGGTTTAGGAGGCTTGGGCGGTATCGGACTGGGCGGTCTTGGCTTAGCTGGGTTGGGCGGTATTGGACTGGGCGGTCTCGGTACAACTGTCTGTGAATCCGTACCTAATGTTGGACTCGGAGGTTTAGGCTATTTGGGCGGTATCGGCGGGTTAGGTTTGAGCGGTTTAGGATCTACAACCGTTTGCGAGTCCTCACCGAACCTAGGTTGGGGTATCGGCGGATTGGGGCTCGGCGGACTTGGCCCTATTGGCGCTTTGGGCGGTTTGGGCGGTTTTGGGCTCGGAGGTATAGGTTTAGGAGGATTGGGTAGTGCTACTGTCTGTGAAACCATTCCTAACTTGGGCTGGGGAGGTTTAGGTTATGGGGGTTTGGGCGGTCTAGGCGTACCTTTGGGACTTGGCCTCGGCGGTATAGGCGGTTATGGGGGCTTGGGCCTAGGTTTGGGCGGCCTCGGCGGGATCGCTGGCGGCACCACAGTCTGTGAATCAAGCCCTAATTTGGGCCTAGGCTTAGGTTTGGGCTACCCTGGTCTGGGTGTGGGCGTACTTGGACGTCCTTTTTTATAG
- the LOC126911840 gene encoding small proline-rich protein 2H-like encodes MGLQAFLVLALISAAAAAPWRCYSTCDGSTVCIGESGQPSISPPSICIGRPCPPCTGPATVYTPCQCPCPCPPPPCPCPPPCPCPCPPPACPCPCPEPPPPACPCPCPCY; translated from the exons ATGGGTCTTCAGGCTTTTCTGGTACTTG CTCTGATCAGCGCAGCAGCGGCAGCACCATGGCGGTGTTACAGCACTTGTGATGGCAGCACGGTCTGCATTGGAGAGAGTGGACAGCCATCGATCAGCCCACCATCAATCTGCATCGGCAGGCCGTGTCCCCCCTGCACGGGACCGGCAACAGTCTACACCCCGTGCCAGTGCCCGTGCCCATGCCCACCCCCTCCTTGCCCGTGTCCCCCGCCCTGCCCGTGTCCATGCCCACCCCCTGCCTGCCCATGCCCCTGTCCAGAGCCACCCCCACCAGCATGCCCTTGCCCTTGCCCCTGctactaa